The following coding sequences are from one Gossypium hirsutum isolate 1008001.06 chromosome A12, Gossypium_hirsutum_v2.1, whole genome shotgun sequence window:
- the LOC121210904 gene encoding laccase-6 has product MSLMANLLCFSVLFLTISFSYCSMADKRAAGGSTRFYDFKVQTMKVNKLCNTKEIVTINKMFPGPIVYAQEDDRIIVKVTNETPYNATIHWHGVRQKLSCWFDGPSYITQCPIQAGASFTYEFTLVQQKGTLFWHAHVSWLRATVYGAIVVYPKTEVPYPFEHPYEEHIVILGEYWLRDVVQLEREVLASGGAAPPADAFTINSHPGPNYNCSRNDVYKIDVVPGKTYLLRLINAGLNMENFFAIAYHKLTIVEADAEYTKPFTTDRVMLGPGQTMNVLVTANQPIGKYSIAMGPYMSAQNISFQNISAIAYFQYLGAVPNSISLPAKLPSFNDNLAAKTVMDGLRSLNPVNVPKEIDTELFVTVGLNVNKCRSKTPRNNCRGMNNGTFAASMNNISFVMPTVSILEAYYKKIGGQFTVDFPGAPLRFYDFVNGAPNNAPNNTQAINGTRTKVLKFGSKVQLIFQDTSTVTTENHPIHLHGYSFYVVGYGTGNYNPQTANFNLIDPPYMNTIGVPVGGWAAIRFVADNPGVWFMHCHLEIHQSWGLGAVLIVENGEGELETLPHPPVDLLRC; this is encoded by the exons ATGTCTTTAATGGCTAACTTACTCTGTTTCAGTGTCTTGTTCTTAACCATCTCGTTTTCATACTGTTCTATGGCAGATAAAAGGGCTGCAGGTGGTTCAACTAGGTTCTATGATTTCAAAGTTCAAACCATGAAGGTTAATAAACTATGTAATACCAAAGAGATTGTCACCATTAATAAAATGTTCCCTGGACCTATAGTTTATGCTCAAGAAGATGATAGAATCATTGTTAAGGTCACTAATGAGACCCCTTACAATGCCACAATTCACtg gcATGGGGTCAGGCAGAAGTTATCGTGCTGGTTCGACGGTCCGTCGTATATTACACAATGTCCTATTCAAGCTGGCGCGAGTTTCACATACGAGTTCACGTTGGTGCAGCAAAAAGGGACCCTTTTTTGGCACGCACATGTTTCTTGGCTTAGAGCAACTGTTTATGGTGCTATTGTTGTGTATCCGAAGACGGAAGTACCGTACCCTTTCGAACATCCTTACGAAGAACATATCGTGATCTTAG GGGAGTATTGGTTGAGAGATGTTGTACAACTCGAACGGGAAGTTCTAGCCAGCGGTGGTGCTGCTCCACCGGCTGATGCGTTTACTATTAACAGTCACCCGGGACCGAACTACAACTGCTCTCGAAAtg ATGTATACAAGATTGATGTCGTACCTGGGAAAACATATTTGTTGAGGCTAATCAATGCAGGACTAAATATGGAGAATTTTTTTGCTATAGCTTATCATAAATTAACGATCGTGGAGGCCGACGCTGAGTACACCAAGCCATTCACTACGGACCGTGTGATGTTAGGACCGGGGCAGACCATGAACGTCCTTGTTACGGCTAATCAGCCAATTGGGAAGTATTCCATAGCTATGGGACCTTACATGTCTGCTCAAAATATTTCATTCCAAAACATATCAGCCATTGCTTATTTCCAATACTTAGGTGCTGTCCCGAACAGCATATCGTTACCGGCTAAATTACCGAGTTTTAACGATAATCTTGCTGCAAAGACTGTCATGGACGGACTTAGAAGCCTTAATCCTGTTAACGTCCCTAAAGAGATCGATACTGAATTGTTTGTCACCGTGGGGTTAAACGTCAACAAATGTCGGTCCAAGACACCACGGAACAACTGCCGAGGCATGAACAATGGGACTTTTGCAGCTTCAATGAACAATATAAGCTTCGTAATGCCTACTGTTTCGATTTTAGAAGCCTATTATAAGAAGATTGGTGGTCAGTTCACAGTGGATTTCCCCGGTGCACCGCTTCGGTTTTACGACTTTGTCAATGGGGCACCGAACAATGCTCCTAATAACACACAGGCCATTAATGGAACAAGGACCAAAGTCCTTAAATTTGGTAGCAAGGTACAACTTATCTTCCAAGACACTAGCACGGTCACCACCGAGAACCACCCAATTCATCTCCACGGCTATAGTTTCTACGTAGTTGGATACGGTACCGGGAACTATAATCCACAGACCGCAAACTTTAACTTGATCGATCCACCTTATATGAACACCATTGGAGTCCCAGTTGGTGGATGGGCTGCAATACGATTCGTTGCCGATAATCCAG GGGTTTGGTTCATGCATTGCCACTTAGAGATACACCAGTCATGGGGTTTAGGTGCTGTGTTGATAGTGGAAAATGGAGAAGGAGAGCTGGAGACATTACCTCACCCTCCGGTAGATCTGCTGAGGTGTTAG